In Deltaproteobacteria bacterium, the genomic stretch GGCTGCGCGCGGCGCGGTGCGCCCGGGGGCGCGGGGCGACGCGGGCGCCCGTGGCTGCGCGCGGCGCGGTGCGCTGTGGGCGCACGACCGCTACCAACTCGGCGAGCGCGCCAAGCGCATCGTGTTCAACGGCGAGCAGACGGTCGGCCTGTTTCCCACCTTGTTTTTCGAGACCGGTTCGGGCCTCAACGGCGGTGCGCGCTTCATCTACCGCGAGCTGTTCGGCGACGGCAAGCTGTCGGCGCGCGCGGGCTAGCAGGCTGTTGCGTGTAGGCGCACCAGCGAGATTGCGAGATGCGAGGCGAGGTTCGGCGCACGCCCGTAGCGCACGAGGGCGCGTATAAACATACGGTACCGAAGGGCGCGAGGACGTACGCCGAAGATCGCCCGCAGATCGCGACCGCAGCCAGCGGCTGTGCGCAACAGCCTCCCGGGGCGGCCGGTACAAGCGGGTCTACGCGCTGCGCGCCGCCCCGCGGTGGAGGTCCACCTGGCGCGGGCGCCGGGCGGCCGCCGCCGCGCGATCGGCATCGAGCGCCGTTCGCGGTGAGCGCGGCTCGCGACGGCCGGCGGCCGCCGCGCGGCGATCCGGGCGCCGATCCGGTCTAAGATGGCGCAGCCATGCAACGAGCCGTCGACAAGGCGCGCGTGCTCATCGAAGCGCTGCCGTACATCCGCACGTTCCGGCGGCGGACGTTCGTCGTCAAGGTCGGCGGCCGCGCGCTCGAGGACCTCGCCCTGCGCGAGCGCCTCGCCGAGGATCTGATCTTGCTTTCGTGGGTCGGCGTCCACGTCGTCGTCGTGCACGGCGGTGGCTCGCAGGTGAGCGCGATGCTCGACCGGCTCGGCATTGCGGCCACCTTCCGCGGCGGCCTGCGCGTCACCGACGAGCGCACGCTCGAGGTGGTCGAGATGGTGCTCGGCGGCACCCTCAACAAGGAGATCGTCCGCCTGATCGACCGCCTCGGCGGCCGTGCCGTCGGGCTCACCGGCAAGGACGGCGGCATGGTGCGCGCGCGCCGCCATCGCGACGACCTCGGCCTGGTCGGCGAGGTCGCCGCGGTGGATCCGGCGGTCATCGACCACCTGCTCGGCGACTACATCCCGGTGATCGCACCGCTGGCCATCGGCGCCGACGGCGAGACGCTCAACGTCAACGCCGACCCGTTCGCCGCCGCGCTCGCGGCCGCGCTCGACGCCGAGAAGCTCGTGCTGCTCACCGACGTCGAAGGCGTGCTGGACGCCGACGGCTCGCTGATCTCGACCCTGCGCGCGACCGACGCCGACCGCATGATCGCCGACGGCACGATCGGGGGCGGCATGATCCCGAAGGTGCAACATGCGCTCGCGGCGCTCACCGCCGGCGTGCGCAAGGTGCACATCATCGACGGCCGCGTCGAGCATGCCCTGCTGCTCGAAATCTTCACGAACCAGGGGATCGGCACGCAGGTGGTGCGCGATCCCGAGGAGGGACAGCCGTGAGCACACAGCGACAGGCCGATCTGATCGATCTCGCCGGCCGGGTGTTGATGCAAAACTACCGCCAGCCGCCGATTGTGATGGCGCGCGGTCAGGGGGTCGAACTGTTCGACGTCGCCGGCCGCCGCTACCTCGACATGACGGCCGGCATCGCCGTGTGCGCACTCGGCCACGCGCACCCGGCGCTCGCGGAGGCGATCGCGCAGCAGGCGCGCACGCTCGTGCACACGTCCAACCTGTACTTCATCGAGCAGCAGATTCTGCTGGCCGAGGACCTCGCGCGGATTTCGTTCGCCGATCGCGTGTTCTTCTGCAACTCCGGCGCGGAGGCGAACGAGGCCGCGCTCAAACTGGCGCGCCGGTATCACCGGGTCGTCCGCGGCGAACCCCGCGACGTCGTGGTGTCGACCGACGGCTCGTTTCACGGGCGGTCGTTCGCGACCGTGTCGATCACGGGACAGGGAAAGTACCGGGAGGGCTTCGGCCCGCTGGTGGGGCCGGTGCGCTTCGTCCCGTTCGACGATCTGGATGCCGCCGAGCGCGCGCTCGCGCCGCGCGATGCGTGCGCGATGATCGTCGAGCCGATCCAGGCAGAGGGCGGTATCCACGTGCCGTCGTCGGGGTATCTCGCCGGACTGCGCGAGCTGTGCGACCGCACCGGCACGCTGCTGGTGTTCGACGAGGTGCAGACCGGTATCGGCCGAACGGGGCGATGGTTCGGCTACGAACACGACGGCGTCGCTCCCGACGTGATGACCCTCGCCAAGGCGCTCGGCGGCGGCGTGCCGATCGGCGCGTGCGCGGCGACGGAAGCCGCGGCGCAGGGGCTCGCATTTCGCGAGGGTGGGCCGGTCCCGCACGCGTCGACGTTCGGCGGGAACCCGCTGGCCTGCGCCGCCGCGCGCGCCGTACTGCGCACGATCGAAGACGACGGGCTGCTCGCGCATGCGGCCGCGGCCGGCGACGTGCTGGGCGCGGGCCTCGCGGAGCTGGTCGCAGCCTATCCCGGTTTGTGCGTCGACGCGCGCGGCCGCGGCTTGCTGCGCGGCATCGCGTTGGCGCGCGGCGCGGCCGACGTGGTTGCGCGGTGTCGCGACCGCGGTCTGCTGGTTTCCGTTGCGGGCGGCACCGTCGTGCGCTTCGCGCCCGCGCTCATCGTCGACCGCGCGCACATCGACGAGGCGCTTGCGATCCTGCGCGCGGTGCTGGACGAGGTGGCCGATGCGCGGTGAGCGCAAGCGCGATCTGTTGCGCCTCACCGATCTGACGGCCGACGAACTGCTCGGACTGTTGCCGCGGGCGGCCGAACTGAAGGCGGCGCGCCAGCGCGGTCAGCCGGTGCGCACGCTCGCCGGCCGCACCCTCGGCATGGTGTTCGAGAAGGCGTCGACCCGCACGCGCGTGTCGTTCGAGATCGGCATGGTGGAGCTGGGCGGCTACGCGGTGTACCTCACGTCGCAGGGCACGCAGATCGGCCGCGGCGAGCCGATCGAAGACACGGCGCGGGTGCTCGGCCGCTACTGCCACGGCATCGTCATCCGGACGTTCGCCCAGAGTCGGTGCGACGAACTCGCGCGCTGGTCGCCGGTGCCGGTGATCAACGGGCTCACCGACCTGCTCCACCCGTGCCAGGTCGTCGCGGACCTGTTTACCGTCTACGAGTTGCGCGACGGCGACGTTGCGGGGGCGCGCTACGCGTGGATCGGCGACGGAAACAACATGGCCAACAGCTGGATCCACGCCGCGGGGATGCTCGGGCTCGAACTGCGCCTCGCGTGCCCGGAGGGCTTCGACCCGGATCCGGAGGTGCTCGCCGACGCCCGCGCGCGCCTCGCCGACCTGGGCCGGGGGCGGATCGACATCGTCCGGGAGCCGGCGGCGGCCGCCGCCGGGGCCGACGTGTTGTCGACCGACGTGTGGGCGTCGATGGGGCAGGAGGAGGAGGCGGAGCGCCGGCGCCGCGCGTTCCGCGGGTTTTGCATCGACGAGGCCCTGCTGGCGCGGGCTGCGCCGGACGCGCTCGTGCTGCACTGTCTGCCGGCGCACCGCGGCGAGGAGATCACGCACGGCGTCATCGAGGGGCCACAGTCGGCCGTGTGGCGGCAGGCCGAGAACCGGCTGCACGTGCAGAAGGCCATCCTCGAGCTATTCCTGTCGGCCCCGCCGGCCGGGTAAGATACCGGCAGAGCGGTCTTGGCAGGTGAGGGAATTCCCCGAGACGATTCCCGACATCGGGAGTGTGCAGCAGAAGGTTCGGCCGAACCCGCACTTCGATCCGGTGCGGCACGGGGCGCTGACACACGAAGATTACTTCGTGCTCACCCGCATCGACGGCATGCTGACCGTCCGCGAGGTGATCCTCGAGACGGGGTTCCCGGTCGCCCGCGCGATCGACATCGTCCGCAAACTCAAGCGCTGCGGCGCCTTCTTGTTGCCGCACGAGCGCCCGTATACGCCGCGGCCCGCCGCCACCGCCGCCGCGGCGCCGAGCGAACGGGCCGCCGCCGCGGCGCCGAGCGAACGCACTCGCGCTCGCGCGGCAGGCCCGGCCGAGGGGGCTCCGTCCGCGGTTGGCACCGAGCCGCCGAGCAAGCGCATGCTGCGCGCACCGCTTGCGTTCGCTGACCTGTCGCTCACCGCCGAGGAGCGGGCCGCGCTCGACGACGACTCGGTGGCGTTGTCCCGCGAAGACCGCGAGCGCGTGCTGGTGCTGTTGCGAACCATCGAGCGCGGGACGCTGTTCGACGTGCTCGGCGTGTCACCGGACGCCGACAAAAAGACGCTCAAGCGCGCCTATTTCCGCGTGTCCAAGCAGTTTCATCCGGACCGCTACTACGGCAAGCACACGGGCGCGTTCGGCCCGTGGCTGTCCCGCATTTTCGAGGCGGCCAGCCGCGCGTTCGACGTGCTCAGCGACGACGCCAAGCGAGCCGAGTACCTCGACGTGCTGGCGGGACGGCCGCCGTCCGGGAGGACGCCCCGCGCCCAGACGCACGCCGAACACGCGCGCGAGCTGTTCGCGAAGGCCGAGCAGTTGGAAGCGGCGGGCGAGCGGATCGAGGCGCTCAAGTACATGGCCGGCGCGATCCGGGTGGACCCGCAAGCGCGCTACTTGCGCCGCGCCGCGCTGTGCGCCCAGGCGGCCGGCCAATTGAGCCTGGCGGAGGAATATGCTAAGAAGGCAGCGGGGTTAGAGCCTGACGATCCGTCGTGTGCCCGCGTGTTGGCGCAGGTGCTGCGGGCCGCCGGGAAGCTGTCGGACGCACAGCGCACACTCGAACACGCTCTCGCTTTGAACCGGCACAACGACCAGCTTCACACCGAACTCGAGCGCGAGCTACAAGCGGTTCGCTCCGAGCTCGCAACGCGGCGGTAGCGCCATGGCAGCGGAAAAGGTCATCGGAATCGATCTCGGCACGACGAACTCCTGCGTCGCCATCGTCGAAGACGGCACGCCGGTCGTGATCCCCAATCGGGGCGGCTACAAGACGACCCCGTCGATGGTGGCGATCGCCGAGAATGGCAAGCGGCTCGTCGGCCACATCGCAAAGCGCCAGGCGATCACCAACGCGGAAAATACCGTGTTCGCCGCCAAGCGACTGATCGGCCGAAAGTGGGGTGCCGCGGCCGTGCGGGCGTCGGTCGAGACGATGCCGTACCGGATCGTCGAGGGGCCGCACGACGACGTCCGCATCATGCTCCGGGACCAGGTGTTCTCGATCCCCGAGCTGTCGGCGTACATCCTGCAGGAGATGAAGATCATCGCCGAGGAGTACCTCGGCGAGGAGGTGTTCAAGGCCGTCATCACGGTTCCCGCGTACTTCAACGACGGGCAGCGCCAGGCCACGAAGGACGCAGGTCGGGTCGCGGGGCTCGACGTCATCCGCATCATCAACGAGCCGACCGCCGCCGCACTCGCGTATGGATTCGGGCGCAACATCGAGCGCAAGGTGGCCGTGTACGACCTCGGCGGCGGCACCTTTGACATCTCGATCCTCGACATCGGCAACGGGGTGTTCGAGGTCATCTCGACCGCGGGCGACACCTTCCTCGGCGGCGAGGACTTCGACCGGCGTATCATCGACTGGCTCGTGTTCGGCTTTCAGAAGGAGCACGGCATCGACCTGCGCAAGGACAAGATGGCGCTGCAGCGGCTCAAGGACGTCGCCGAGAAGGCCAAGTGCGAGCTGTCGAGCGTCCGCGAGACGGAGATCAATCTGCCGTTCATCATCTCGACGGGGCGGAACGAGGCGCTGCATCTGCAGACGACGCTCACGCGAGAGAAACTCGAAGAACTCACGTCCGATCTGATCGAGCGCACGATCGACATCTGCGGGCGCACGCTCGAGGAATCGGACATTCCCAAGGAGGAGATCGAGGACGTCATCCTCGTCGGAGGGATGACGCGGATGCCGCGCGTGCAGGAAGCGGTCAGCGAGTTCTTCGGACGGGAGCCGTGCAAAGGCGTTCACCCGGACGAGGTCGTCGCGCTCGGCGCAGCGATTCAGGGCGCGGCGTTGATCGACGAGCAGAACGACATCCTGCTGCTCGACGTTACGCCGCACTCGCTCGGCATCATGATCGTCGGCGGCTACTTTCACAAGCTCATCGAGCAGAACACGACGGTTCCGACGTCCAAGTCGCACGTCTTTACGACGGTGAAGGACAACCAGACGTCGGTGAAGATCCTCGTGCTCCAGGGCGAGAGCGACCGCGCCGAAGAGAACGAGCTGCTCGGCGAGTTCATTCTGACCGGGCTGCGCCGCGCGCCCCGCGGCGAGGTCGAAATCGAGGTCACCTTCCACATCAGCGCCGACGGCATCGTCAGCGTCAAAGCCAAGGATCTCGAGACTGGGATCGAACAGTCCATCACCGTGACGGCGACCAGCGGCCTCACGGAAGATGAGATCAAGAAGATGATCGAGGAGAACCAGGACTACATGCTCGAGGTCCGCGCCGGCAAGGACTTCGAAAAGCACCGCCATCAGGCGGAGCGCATCCTGGACGAGATCGAAGGGCTGTTCCCGCAGGTCACGGAGATCATCAGCGGCTCCGAGTTCGGGCAAGACGCGGTCAGAAAGGCGCGCGGTGTGTGCGAGCGAGCGCGCCAGGCGATCGCGGCCAAGGATACGGCGACGCTCGTCGACACCACCGAAGCGCTGACGCGGACCCTGAACATGTTCAAGGGTGTGGTGTCGAAGACGCGCGCCGGATAGCGCGCTTCGGGATGGGTAAGGGAGGCGACACGCTCGGGGGGCTGGACGTCGACGAGCGGCGGCTGGCTGCTCGAGTCGCCGACCTCACCCGACGCGGATTGTCCAAGTACGGCGAAGGGGACCTGGTCGGGGCGCTGTCCGACTGGGAGCACGCGCTGGCCCTCGATCCCGACGCGCCGCGCGCGTCCGAGTACATCGACTACGTGCGAGCGCACTTCGATCTGTTGGAGGAACAGTTTCGCGCCGCACGGGAGGCGGCCGCCGCTGCCGCGGCGCGCGATATCCCGGTGGGCGCACCGACGGTCGACGACGACGACGACGACGCATACGAGGCGATCGTGGTCACGGAGGATCCCGCCGAACCGGCGGGACTCGGCCGCGCGGCGCCGACCGGCGTCGCCGTCGCCGGCGAAGTCGACGAGGGGTGGGAACTCGAAGACTTCGTTGCCGAGCCGCTGCCGCCGGCGCCCGCAGCGCTCGGTCCGGGCTTGTCGGTCATCGCGGAGGATCTCGTCGCCGTCGAGGGGGGCGAGGTCGGCGACGGGTTGGCCGAGCTGGCAGCGGGCGGCGCGCGCGCCGCGTCGCGCGACGAGCGCGACCGTTTCGAGCGCGCTCGGACCGCGCCGGTGGACGCCCACGCGGCGGCGGTCGAGGCGGACTTCAGCGAGCTGAACGACGTGCTCGGAGGAGCGGATGCGGGCGCGATCGAGCACGGGATCGAAATGAGTGCGGAGCCGCCGCCGTCGTACGAGCGGCTGCTCGCCGTGCGCGGCCCGGAGGCGGACGCCGAACGCCGGCCCGGCCGCGACACCGACGACGAGCTGACCGTTCCGGGTGGGGACGAGCCGCCGCCGCTGTCGGATCGGCCGGCGCTCGCGGAGGACGCGATCGCCGCCATGCGCAGCCGGAGCGCGCCGGTAGGCGACCCGCCCGGCACGGGCGCGGCGGCGTTGGACGACACCGACGTCCGGTCGCTCGACGGCGCCGTGCGGGACGACCGTGCGCCGGTCGAGCGGGACGGCAGCGCGCACGTCCACGTGACGTTCCACGATCACGGCACTCGCGACGAGACGATGCCCGCGGTCCCGGCGCGCCGCGCCGCGGCGGTCGACCTCGACGAACTCGAGACAGTGCTCGCGCCGCCGGGCGGCGACGACGATACCGAGGACGCGCGCGAGCGGACGATCGAGCGCGGCCAGGCGGCGACCGCGTGGGCGCGCCAGGCGGCCGATTCGGACCTCACGCAGGCGGAGACCACGGAGCGCCGCGCCGGCGAGTGGTCGGGCGTGCTGTCGGCGGGGCACGCGACGGCGGAAGACGACGAGGTGACGCGCGATCGCGCGTCGTTCGGGCTTCGGCCGCCGACGCACGATCCGCTGCTCGGTCGAGAGCTGGAGCTAGACGGCGTGGGTGCGCCGCTCGAACTGGACCTGGAGCGCGGCGGCCCGCCGCTCGAACTGGACCTGGAGGGCGGCGGCGCGCCGCTCGAACTGGACGCGGGTGAAGCGGGGCCACCGGGGCAGGTCGGTGACGATGCGGGTGGCGCCGGCCGGGGCGGTACGGCGTCGGACTTCGAGCGGACGCGCGAACTGCCCGCCATCGACGACATCGAGGCGACGCGCGAGCGACCGGCGGCGAGGACCGCACGCGGCGAGTCGATCGATCCCGCCGACGACGTACCCGAGTATCAGCGCGAGGGCCGGCTGCCGCCGATCGGCCACGCGGAGCGGTTCACCGCGCACGTCGACGGCGCCAGCGGGTCCGGGCCGCGCCGCGCGCCGGCGGCCGGCACCTCCGCCGGCGATGCGCCGCTCGCATCGCGGAGCGCCGGCGACAGCGCGCACGGTGGGAGCGGCACGGACGGCAGCAAACTGATCACGGGCGACTACACCAGCGCGGCCGCGGCGGTCGTGACGGTCGACGACATCACGGCTCGCGTATCCGCGGAGGTCGACGCGGGCGCTCCGGCAGGCGAGGCGCCGCCGGAGCGGACGCGCCGGCGCGTGGCGGCTCTGCTGGACCGCGCAGTTGCAGCGCATGACCGCGGCGACGTGGTGGAGGCGGTCGTCGCGGCCGAACTCGCGCTCGAGGAGGCCTCGGACAGCGCCGTGGCACAGAAACTCGTGCACGCTCGGCGGAGCGACATCATCGAGCTGTTCGCCGCGTACGTGGGCGACCACCGTGCAGTTCCGGTGGTCGCGCTGCCGTCCCACGAACTGCCTCTGCACCAGCTCGACAGCCGGTCGGTGTTCCTGGTGTCCCGCATCGACGGCATGTTGAGCTTCGACGAATTGCTCGACGTGGCCGGCATGCCTCGGTTCGAGGCGTACCGCCACCTGTGCAAGCTGCTGTTGCGCGGGATCGTCGAGGTCCGGTAGCCTCGCGGCGATGTCATCGGTCGACAAAGTCGTGCTCGCCTATTCGGGCGGATTGGACACGTCCGTCGCGCTGCGTTGGCTTCGCGACACCTACGACTGCGAGGTCGTCGCGTTTTGTTCCGACGTTGGCCAGGGCGAGGACCTCGATGCGGCGCGAGCGAAGGCGCTCGAATGCGGGGCGGTCGCGGCGTACGTCGTGGATCAACGCGAGGAGTTCGTTCGCGATTTCGTGTTCCCGGCGGTTCGCGCGGGCGCGGTCTACGAAGGGCACTACCTGCTGGGAACGTCGTTGGCGCGGCCGTGCATCGCCAAGGGCCTGATGGAGGTCGTCGCGCGCGAGCGCGCCGACGCGATCGCGCACGGCGCGACCGGCAAGGGCAACGACCAGGTGCGCTTCGAGCTGGCGGCGTATCACTTCGACCCGAACATTCGCATCATCGCACCGTGGCGGGAGTGGAGCTTCCGCGGGCGCGCCGAGCTGATCGACTACGTGCGCACGCATGCGATTCCGGTGGAAGCGACGGCCGACAAGCCCTACTCGATCGACCGAAATCTGTTTCACACGTCCTACGAGGGTGGGGTGCTCGAGGATCCGTGGCGCGAGCCAGATGCCGACATGTTCCAGCGTACGCGCGACCCGGCGGATGCTCCCGACTCTCCGCGCTACGTCGACATCGAGTTCGAGGCCGGAAATCCCGTCGCGGTCGACGGAGAGCGGCTCGGCCCGGTCGACCTTTTGTCTCGACTCAACGCGCTGGCGGGGGAACACGGCGTCGGCCGCGTCGATCTGGTCGAAAACCGTTTCGTCGGGATGAAGTCTCGCGGCGTATACGAGACACCTGGCGGGACGCTGCTGCACCT encodes the following:
- the argB gene encoding acetylglutamate kinase, which translates into the protein MQRAVDKARVLIEALPYIRTFRRRTFVVKVGGRALEDLALRERLAEDLILLSWVGVHVVVVHGGGSQVSAMLDRLGIAATFRGGLRVTDERTLEVVEMVLGGTLNKEIVRLIDRLGGRAVGLTGKDGGMVRARRHRDDLGLVGEVAAVDPAVIDHLLGDYIPVIAPLAIGADGETLNVNADPFAAALAAALDAEKLVLLTDVEGVLDADGSLISTLRATDADRMIADGTIGGGMIPKVQHALAALTAGVRKVHIIDGRVEHALLLEIFTNQGIGTQVVRDPEEGQP
- a CDS encoding aspartate aminotransferase family protein — encoded protein: MQNYRQPPIVMARGQGVELFDVAGRRYLDMTAGIAVCALGHAHPALAEAIAQQARTLVHTSNLYFIEQQILLAEDLARISFADRVFFCNSGAEANEAALKLARRYHRVVRGEPRDVVVSTDGSFHGRSFATVSITGQGKYREGFGPLVGPVRFVPFDDLDAAERALAPRDACAMIVEPIQAEGGIHVPSSGYLAGLRELCDRTGTLLVFDEVQTGIGRTGRWFGYEHDGVAPDVMTLAKALGGGVPIGACAATEAAAQGLAFREGGPVPHASTFGGNPLACAAARAVLRTIEDDGLLAHAAAAGDVLGAGLAELVAAYPGLCVDARGRGLLRGIALARGAADVVARCRDRGLLVSVAGGTVVRFAPALIVDRAHIDEALAILRAVLDEVADAR
- the argF gene encoding ornithine carbamoyltransferase, giving the protein MRGERKRDLLRLTDLTADELLGLLPRAAELKAARQRGQPVRTLAGRTLGMVFEKASTRTRVSFEIGMVELGGYAVYLTSQGTQIGRGEPIEDTARVLGRYCHGIVIRTFAQSRCDELARWSPVPVINGLTDLLHPCQVVADLFTVYELRDGDVAGARYAWIGDGNNMANSWIHAAGMLGLELRLACPEGFDPDPEVLADARARLADLGRGRIDIVREPAAAAAGADVLSTDVWASMGQEEEAERRRRAFRGFCIDEALLARAAPDALVLHCLPAHRGEEITHGVIEGPQSAVWRQAENRLHVQKAILELFLSAPPAG
- the dnaK gene encoding molecular chaperone DnaK, whose translation is MAAEKVIGIDLGTTNSCVAIVEDGTPVVIPNRGGYKTTPSMVAIAENGKRLVGHIAKRQAITNAENTVFAAKRLIGRKWGAAAVRASVETMPYRIVEGPHDDVRIMLRDQVFSIPELSAYILQEMKIIAEEYLGEEVFKAVITVPAYFNDGQRQATKDAGRVAGLDVIRIINEPTAAALAYGFGRNIERKVAVYDLGGGTFDISILDIGNGVFEVISTAGDTFLGGEDFDRRIIDWLVFGFQKEHGIDLRKDKMALQRLKDVAEKAKCELSSVRETEINLPFIISTGRNEALHLQTTLTREKLEELTSDLIERTIDICGRTLEESDIPKEEIEDVILVGGMTRMPRVQEAVSEFFGREPCKGVHPDEVVALGAAIQGAALIDEQNDILLLDVTPHSLGIMIVGGYFHKLIEQNTTVPTSKSHVFTTVKDNQTSVKILVLQGESDRAEENELLGEFILTGLRRAPRGEVEIEVTFHISADGIVSVKAKDLETGIEQSITVTATSGLTEDEIKKMIEENQDYMLEVRAGKDFEKHRHQAERILDEIEGLFPQVTEIISGSEFGQDAVRKARGVCERARQAIAAKDTATLVDTTEALTRTLNMFKGVVSKTRAG
- a CDS encoding argininosuccinate synthase; its protein translation is MSSVDKVVLAYSGGLDTSVALRWLRDTYDCEVVAFCSDVGQGEDLDAARAKALECGAVAAYVVDQREEFVRDFVFPAVRAGAVYEGHYLLGTSLARPCIAKGLMEVVARERADAIAHGATGKGNDQVRFELAAYHFDPNIRIIAPWREWSFRGRAELIDYVRTHAIPVEATADKPYSIDRNLFHTSYEGGVLEDPWREPDADMFQRTRDPADAPDSPRYVDIEFEAGNPVAVDGERLGPVDLLSRLNALAGEHGVGRVDLVENRFVGMKSRGVYETPGGTLLHLAHRAVESLTLDRETMRLRDDLVPRYAALVYNGFWYAPEREAIQQVVDAIQTRVDGTARLKLYKGAAQVVGRKSPRSLYRADVATFEADTVYDQRDAEGFIRLNALRLRILAEADRG